Within Antennarius striatus isolate MH-2024 chromosome 22, ASM4005453v1, whole genome shotgun sequence, the genomic segment GAGAGATGTGGTTGCATTCAATGTTTTGCGATTGTGGTCAGTGATATCTTCGACAAATGAGTCGTTGCGCAAATAATACAGTATACTAATACATCTAAGCGTGTCACCCCAGTCCTCGTTTATAACGCGCACCCaaactttgagttcttttttaggtagaaaattttgcgcgttatactcgaataaatacggtagTTGCCTTGGAATATGAGCAATTCTTcagggaagaaaaatccatagatggacagatgtggTCATTCAGTGGGTCTGCAGATGACGTCATTTGATGGGTACATGACGTCGCTGCACCTCGAGTTGAACCTATCATAACACCGTCCCTCAGTGCGGGGACTTTTTAGTCAGTTTACATTAAAAgctgccgtgacccggattcgctgcggccacaacgcagagtactaacctctatacgatcacggccgattcaaaaacaaaactggaaaacagttaaaaaatcaGGGAGTGAGAAAAATTCACACCACCAAGTAACACCGCAGCAACcactttgttgtggtttctgcagccacaacacagagtactaaccactatacaACCACGGCTGACgaataaagaagacagaaacccaCGTGGATCTGGACCCATCAGACCACGTGACCATTGCTCCAGAGTCCAGTCTACACAttccagaacaaactgaagacccCCCTTTTTAGTTCAGCCTCCTTCATGAGTGTTTTCCTTCAGAATAATCAGCTGTAAATTAACTTTGTTATCCTTGTTTTTTAGCATGGAAATGCTTTACTCTCACAATATTACTCtcacaatgttttctgtttttgtggataTAGTGGAATAATGAAGTTTCTACAGTCAGAGGTTAGAATAACCTCTTGTTCTGCTGTGTCTCAATGCAGGTGTAGAGCTCCCCCTACTGGTCAAATTATGTTACAGCACGTGATCCTGAGCGGAGACACGATGGGGTCAGGTCAGCACCAGTGACGTCAGCAGTAGTAAATATGGGTctgtaaacaaacatcaaataaacacaGGGGTGTGTATGTTCACGTGATCTCTCCAGCTACCGGTTCAGACTCCACACACGCTGGTCCTGAACTAATCCTCCTCCGGTTCCTAAACCAATGTGGACCGATGTCCTGCCGCCCCCATTTCATTCCAGTTATAGTCccctattttttttcagttcctggtgaaatgtaaaaaaatcgAAGTAGATTTCTCAAtttctattaatattaaaaagtagAATTTGAATCCATACATACAGCTAGAGCAGAAATAACAGCTTAGATGTGTTCCTAGTCGGATGTTTTTCTGGGGGGGACAACAAGCGGGAGTCAACAAATACTCGTTATTAGCCTTAGCTTTCTACGTTCCTGCTATCTGTGGAAGTCGTTAGTTTCTCTGTTATTTAGTTCCATGAACAAAGATGTCGTCATTTGACTCTTTGAAGGATTTTGTCAAAAGACGACTAAAGGATGGAGGTGAGGATattgtccagtctcttcctgggcttgcactaggggGTAGTCAgaccaagccactgtggctcagtgtaaaataattgagtaaaccacaaaaagccagattctgtgtccaagacagcggtaTTAGTTAGAAACATgaaatcagaaaaaataaagaattgaaCATTGACtttcatgtcttcattttatttatcatgtcaatGTCAATTTGAGGACCCCAACAACCCCCCCAGCACCAAactacccccctcccccaacgacacgcccctcagtgtgaccacagaggatgtgaggaggaccctTGAAAGGATTAACcctcgcaaggctgcaggccccgacggcgtcccagggagggagctgaaggactgttcccaccagctagcagaggtgctaacagacatcttcaacacctcactgcagctagcaacgGCCCCCAGCTGCTTGAAGTCCGCCCCCATCGTCCCGGTCCCCAGAGGCCactcggtgaaggagctgaatggcTATCGGCCGGTGGCCCCCACCCtgatagtcatgaagtgctttgagaagctggtcatggccCACATcaaggactccatagacattatggtggacccccaccaatatgcctacaggaggaaccgctccaccgacgacgccatctcctctgtggtccacacatccctcacccacctggagagcaGGGACTCCTacatcctcctgctcttcctggacttcacctctgttttaaacaccatcacccccccgcctggtgcagaaactgtcagagctgggactgtctgccaccacagggaactgggtcctggacttcctggcagacagatcacagactgtcagggtcaacaacacggtctcctcccccatcgcCCTCAGCTCCCCACAGGGCTGtgtgctcagccccctcctgttcaccctactgacgtaTGACTGTTCAGCAAAACACCTGAGCTGTCGTATCGTAAAGTTCACAGacgacacagtagtggtgggacgcatccagAACGACGATGAGTCCAGATACAGAGAGggggtggagcacctggtgcactggtgcagacacaacaacctctgcatcaacgtggggaagaccaaggagatggtggtggacttcaggaggaggagacaatcCCTCGCCCCCTGCACatcagaggagcagctgtggaggtggtctccagctacaggtacttgggggttcatctcactgaggacctcacctggagctgtaacacctcctacctgctcaggaaggccccCAGCGGCTCTACCTCCTTcaggattgtttacaggatgagaccggagacAGAAACTACGTCGAGAAGATGTGTCCTCAGACCTGTCACGATcggattggtccagaagacaccacatcccctcatgcatattcttaatctgaattgtttaaatctgaccGGGCAgagatagaatttgctcttcttcagctgagtCTGATGTCAGACCCGTGTCGTACCagcagtcagggactgtggagagcccggatatctgtattagacttgttgtcaggaacaaactttttaaacttatgacgatcctactttacctcaataacaagaacccacggaataaagaagctttgaaaggACTTTGCTTCGTGTtgcatctgcattttattttggtttttgctGGAATATAAAACTTTTACTACATAATTGGCGTTGAAGGCAGGATGAGGATCAACTAAAGGATCTCTGAAGGGAGAGCAGGGATTGGTGCTGGCTCTGAGGGGCATCCTCTCTGTGAAGTTACGGACCAACTAAAGGTAAGGTCATTTAAGATTCCTTACAATGATTtggcaaagaataaaaatgtccaaAGTTGAAGTCACCAAGCGTAGTTGGATGCTGTAAATAGGCATTGCTGCTGATACGCCTCAGAGACAGAACGTGTGAGAGTTGGTGGCGCAGTGAGAATGTGTCAGCTGAAACTCCAGGTGCACATGGGCAGCTGCTGCAAAAGAACTTCAGGTAGAGAAGTGCAGCAAAATGGGATTGTGATTGGCATTAGGACTAAAAGGGAAAGAGCCAGAAACTAAGACAGCAGCTGGAGAAGAAAAGTTGAAGGCCTCGTGAGAGAGAGGTTTGTTTTGACTGGTCTAGGGAGACCAGGGTGAGCCTCAGAAAGGCTGTGAGGTCCAAGTGGGACTTGTTTTGAGTGGTCTGTGGGTAGACCAAAGGTGAGCCTAATGTGGCAAGGCGAGAAGTATGAAGCCGttgccgacaacgccacctggggacTTTCACCCTAGGATATGAACAAGATTTACCGATAAACAGGCTTCAATTTGGTCCAAGGCACACGATTCGAGAACATTCCACAGGAGAAgagtgtgatttccaattaaaaaatataattttagtaaacatttattttaaaatgaggacagacTAAATGAATACTACGAATATGATTATAACGAGTGTTATGAGGAATTACCAACAAGGGACAGGGCTGGGGTTTACCACGACAGCTGtaacaaaaaggggagagatccaaaaaaaactacactgcacccgtgacacagcaaaccaaCAACGTGAATAaggaaccaccaccaggggAACCGCTGCCGCTCTGGGCCCTCAGCACCtgtcaaagtaaaaaagaacacaattagaaacaaTAGATCAAGGCAACCCTCACACACTATAACCAAATATCAgtaaacccaaaataaactgtCTAACACACTAATTATCCAAAAAGAGGATAAAAAAAGATTgctaaacaataaatcaaatatcacccaccaaactgatcaataataattcaacgaaagaaataacagatgaataaacaaGAAATTGGGAGAGTCTGCCACTCCGATTAAAACCACCCTCCAGGGGTAGTGGCTCAGCATCGATGAGAGGGTCGGGACACCCATCCTTGGCTCACGTTGAGGACTTTGGAGAACGCCGTATTATACAGCCTTGACCACCGTGAATGGGGCCTGGCCCGATATGGGCCGAATCAGCGCCGAATTACGGTGATTGAAGCCTTTAGATGAGCCAAACCCCGGAGCAGACACACAGGCGCAGGAAGAAGTACGACGAACGAAGAACGAGGAACcaagaaccaaaacagcagtgaggCTCACAGCGGCAATGATGGCCGCacactgcaaaataaacaaattaacctatttaaaatatgaatataggacattacaaaataacaaaagttaCAAATAAACATCCTACCGGAGGGCAGGATTGAGGTGTCGCAcacggcaggaggaggaagcccgCAGCCCAGACTAGGAGAGATGGTTCTGAGAGAGAACCATCATCCATGGCGACACAGACCATCAGCAGCTTGATATAAAAAGGCAGACAACTAAGCGTCTTACCCTCAGAAAGCGCACCGCACGCACACCGGCCCAAGGGAGACAGCCCAGGTCCCAGTAACACCACACTGCCGGACGGGGCAAAAACCGGAGTAAACACGGGGCCCATACATTGAGCAAATCGAGGAGAGCGAGCATGCCTACCTTATTTTGCAACTTAAACTGCTGACCGCAAGACGCTGCCACGCCCAGCTGTCGGCTccgtaaaggaggaagaggaagcggaaGAAGGACGGAGAAGGGTCCGACCAGGTCTACTTATACGGAACCACTCGCTGATTGTCTGCCATACTGCCCCCTCACGGTGGGGAGTGTAGCACTGTCCTGCCACATTTACAATctgcagaataaattaaataaactactAAAGTGCAAGGGCggcactgtggcgcagtggttagcgctgctggcggacccgggtttcagtcccactctgtgcggagttcgcatgctctccccgtgtctgcgtgggttctctccgggttctccggcttcctcccacctccaaaagcatgcgcttcaggttgattggccgttccaaattgcctgtaggaatgagtgtgtgtgtgcatggttgtctggctttgtgtgtggctccatggtgcactggcgtcatgcccggagtgtcccccgcctcacgccctatgctaccaagataggctccggctccccgtgacccgctgcagcggatatagcggtggtaatctgagggtgactgactgactaaagtGCACTTAACATTTTTGATGCATCATAACactcaaaatcaggaaaaaccactcataatatttaattcatcaagaataaaacacactgaaatTGTCCAAAATCTACACCTCAGTTGTAAAGTCCAAGCTGTTAATTGTCCGTGGCTGGCAgctgtaaggtgtgtgtgtgtgtgtgtgtgtgtgtgtgtgtgtgtgtgtgtgtgtgtgtgtgtgtgtgtgtgtgtgtgtgtgtgtgtgtgtgtgtgtgtgtgtgtgtgtgtgtgtgtgtgtgtgtgtgtgtgtgtgtgtgtgtgtaattagaTGAGTAcaagtgtgtggaaatttactgagacagagtgatagaaaagtttattgcatgattaaaactaaatatttatgcagccaacaaaataatgaacagcatgtatttaaatctcttcaactccaagctggtccagtttgtggatgagctgctgggggatgattgtgttgaatgttgaactgaagtcaatgaacagcattctggttatgagtctttggtctccaggggGGTGAGGATTGACTTTAGGGCAGTGCAGATGGCGTCATCGGTCGAGCGATTGGACCGGTaggcaaactgaaaagggtccagggttgaagggagggcagacttgttGTGGTGCATGACTCGCCGCTTGAAGCGCTTCATAAGGATGGGAGTGAGGGCAACTGGGTGGTAGTCGTTGAAGCTggatgggggcgacttcttcgggactgggatgatggtggtggctttgaggcaggtggggacaacagcctggctcagggagatgttgaagatgtctgtgaagacacctgtgagctcatcagcagtctctcaggacacgaccaggaatgttgtcaggacctgggctttccgtgcgttggtccttctgaggacttgcctcacgctgtccTGAGAAAGCGTCAACGCCTGGTCGCCAGGAAGGGGTGGAgtcttctgtgccgggatgtTGTTGTCTGGCACAAAGCacgcaaagaagtcattcagctgatttagcagagtggtggagctgtcgcagaaCTGAGAAAGTTGGCTTGTAGTCCATAATGAACTGAATCTCCCGCCAcatgttcctggtgtctctgctgtcgctgaagtgggtggcgatcctcctggagtactgtctcttggacactcgtatgcctcgtgacaggttggctcTCGCTGTCCTcaggcccacctcgtccccagctctgagaaggttctggtgaccgtgacatcatccatgcatttcctcatgtatgcaatgacggtctccgtgtactcctggaggtctgtggtgttgttgtgggtggctgcatcTTTGGATtcgctccagtctgtggtggagaagcagttttggagtgcctctgacgacccatcaggccaaacccgtatctgccttttcacaggtcTGGCGACTCTGACGAGCGGTCTGTATGCcggcgttagcataacagtggtgtggtctgatgCCCCAGGTGGGGGAGAGCAGGGGCTTTataggcatctttatgtgtcgtgtcaacattgtccaggatgttagctcctctggtgaaaaAGTGGTGGGTGGGACAACGGCCCACCTGAGTGGGAAGGACTTCTAATGACCTTCATTGTGTTGGGGGTTTGTGGGGGCGACTTTCTGCCCCAGCAGGACTATAAGTGTCTGGACTCAGTAGCAGTGAGTCACAACTGAAGGAGTCCTGACgtggatgactgagacctgcagacatgtcttcaaccagcctgaagtaagttctcctcattctgctttgctgttcttgacctgcctttacctggaggactccacACACTTTACTCTGACTCAGAGTAAAGTGTGAGTCAGAGTAAAGTAGAGTAATCTTTCTCATCCCAGTACTGTCTCTTGTGCTCATGGATATGTTTGGTCCTGTCTTCTTATAACTAAATGATATGAGAGCTAAGACGAGGAGCACTGGTCGCAGAATTTAGGGTGAAGCGGGGAAAAgtttctaaaatgttctcaccattaactaaaaatcccaaaatgctttgtgttcatactgaccctgacaccagtggtgtggagcagcagtttcagatcTATGTAGCTCTTTTAGACTCTTTTGGAAAATCGGTTGATGTTtttccctgttctgtttgtgtgtagggAGGATAATGGGTTTCCATCCCTCTActttttgtttatatgtgaggggtgggggggttacggTGGGTTTCTATCACCCTACCTTTCTGTTTTAACATGGTaacttgtgtgtcctcaggtttgaacaAAGCAAACCACCCAAGAGCGAGGAGCCGCAGACCCCCCAGACATTGAtgcctcccccctcctccctgctcGACCCCTCAGACCTGAATCCCAGTGGGTCAACACCCGGCCCAGGGGCTCAAGATTGGGTCAACGCGGCCGAGTTTGTTCCAGGACAGCCTTACTGTGGACGGGGTGAGTGATCcgcgtggtgtgttggggagaacCACTAGATCCCACCTACGTCCCCTTGTGAGGAGACTTAGGGCTGCGGATATTTTCTTAGGTGGGGGTTGGGCTGTTGTTCATTTTGGTATTtggtaaaactgttgttttgttcgCCCATTGACAAGCAAGTGGTGAACTGTGAACTTGTGTAGTCCAATCAGGTTGTAGGCATGTGGGCATCATGTTGAccagtattttgatgttttgttgttgtggatCGTCTGCAGCAGAGCCGATGAAGATGGCAAGCTCCACCCCCCTCACCGAAGAGTGCGACGCTGGCGCCGCACCTAAAAACAGggagctgaggaagcagctttGCTTCTATGCCGCTGTGGGAGAGTGCCGTAATGGAATCAACTGTCCCTATCTCCATGGCGaagtgtgtgacatgtgtggcCACCCAGTGCTCCACCCCACTGACATCAGTCAGCGCTCAGAGCACACCAAGGTAACGACCTGCTGACACACTACAcaagctgtcacacacactcctttgacacgatggtaacatacacacacttcctgcacctGTCCACAGGCGTGCATGGAGGCCCAAAAGGACATGGAGCTCTCGTTCGCCATCCAGCGCAGCAAGGACAAGATGTGTGGTGTGTGCATGGAAGTGGTGTTGGAGAAGGCCAACCCCAGTGAGCGGCGCTTCGGCATCCTGTCCAACTGCAGCCACTGCTACTGCCTGAAGTGCATCAGGACGTGGAGGAGGGCCAAGCAGTTTGAGAGCAACATCATCAAGTGAGTCAGATCGTCTGTGGAgtcgtcagtgtgtgatggtagGAGGGGGGGtcgtttcacctttgtatactaatctTCCTCAGTAGTATACAAAGGGTCACAATCTTTTTTGGGagtttcaaaactcccaaaaagattgtgtcagcagattaacccaggtgatgagTGTCATGCTAATTATACCTCATTAGCATGCAaaggtgaaactcgcatttcacgtccagtggatcgactttaACACCTTtggataacaaatatttattcatcttcttgcattaaaagcattaaaaatgttATCTAAATATGTTTCAGAGGTACTTTGAACGAGGTTTAGCGATGTGTTCCATCACATTGTCTGTGAACCAACCAGAGACTTTTTTCAATTGACGTTTTCCCGTTTTCTCACCAAACATCTACTGAGACTGTTCtttaatctccttcagaggagcttcttcctgAACGTTCCCGGTTTCAGATGGTACAACCATtttttctacttatttccaGATCTTGCCCAGAGTGTCGAATAACATCCAACTTTGTCATCCCGAGTGAGTACTGGGTGGAAGTTAAGGACGACAAGCTGAATCTCTTCCAGAAATACAAAGACGGCATGCGGTAAGTGGGCCAGGCCAGAAACGGTTAAGGGGTGGGGCTACACAAATGGGTGGGGTTATACTAGTAGATCTGCGGGAGAACATCTGGGCTGTGGAGTGGGCGgtgttgtctgatgtgtctgaatccctgacagtcttctctgtctcctccagGAACAAGCCGTGTCGGTACTTTGATGAGGGGCGTGGCACATGTCCCTTTGGCGCCAACTGTTTCTATAAACACACCTTTCCTGGTGGACGACTGGAGGAGGCCCAGCCCCCGCGCCAGCAGCCCAGATCCAATGAGAGGAACATGGTAAGGGGCCACCAGTCCACTGGTTCTGTTGAAGGTCtgccaagaacagcagcatctccacagcagcgccctctgctggctgagtggaagcactgatcagtggaaaccatcgtttggagacatttggagtctgatttttgcaaacctgcatcactggatgaaggctgatgtgtgtgtgtgtgtgtgtgtgtgtgtgtgtgtgtgtgtgtgtgtgtgtgtgtgtgtgtgtgtgtgtgtgtgtgtgtgtgtgtgtgtgtgtgtgtgtgtccccagcAGAACTCCAGGCGGACTCCGCTGTGGAACAtctttgaggagcaggagagcacagACTCCTTCGGCATCGATGTTGAGGAGATGGGGACGTTCAACCTGAGAGAGATGCTTCTGATGCTGCTGGCCGCCGGGACCGACGACGAGGATGAGTGGGACTTATTTAATGAGGACCTGGACGATTTCTGTCAAATGTACCTATagcagcccccctcccccactgcacccccaccccctttaaaacatttatattagaAAGTAGAATGGACTGTCTTCTAAGTTAATGGACGGTAGCTCCCACCCTGTTTTGTGACAggccatcaataaatgaaagagaaaaagtccCTCAAGCCATGGCGCTCTTGCTAAACATTACCTTGACATTTATTGTTAGTCTTTCTTGTGCGTTTCATGTAGGAggtataattctaaaataacaaaaataagtcaaaataatatttaacaaattaacttttttcaaatattgctaataaacaaaacccacaagtttctttgtgggttttggtgtgacttgtttatcactgacagctgttagtGTTACCGGTCCCAAATACTGAGGTacgtaataacaaatgaatggtgGTTCTGTATGCCTCCCACcctaaacacaggaaaacagtcacaggaatgagagagacgaaccacccttgctgcatctccagtatgttctttttattttacaattattcACAACATTACGATAAACATTCATGTCCCTAATCTCTCCCtaatacaataaagttcatGTCTCAATGTCCATTGTGTGGCTCTCATATGTCCATGCTTCAACTCCAGCACACAGTGTATTCCGCTCCATCTCACATCACAGTTTAAGATTTTCCccttaaaactcaaaataaaccaaaaataaataaacatgaaccagaGGGATTCAGATGGTACATTACTTTTGTCCCAAAAGCACATTTTCGGTATCTATGCTATTACCATGGCTACTATGAGATATAGTGCTGTAAAGTCAActtcacatttactgtaccaAAATCCACTGAAAGCTACTGCCAGTAGTATAAGACTGGTGTAATCtaaaacagtaaactcattgcATAGGGAATATTAATGGactcatatacagtaaaactaaCACCTTTAAAACTGATGAAAATACAGTTTCACCCTTCGTACTGTAACTATTTATTCCTGAAAGCCACATGAAACTAACCGtgctttttataaacagaaaatagccattcaaaaatataagCATCTGCTTGTTCAAGTAATTTCCATAATGCACCATAGTAAACAGATCCtatagtattagtttaatcacatcccaacagaaacactctatttacagtgttggtcaggtgtgcagggccaaaagagggaaaacaactaaaatcttgCCACGCAATGTGCACATATGCAAATGGTCTCTGCCTAATATGGAACAGGTAGGCGCCATTTTCTGAAACTCCCGCCAAGCGGCTTTGCTTGCTAGGAGGAGTTTTCTAGCTAACATCAAACTTACTTTTATACGTTGAGAAACGCCACCAAAGCATGTcaataatgctaaaaataatgaaCTCTAGGAGGTAGTCATTTTGTGGTTGTCACGGTGtactaacctgaaaacacaggaaaacagtcacaggaatgagagagacgagCCACtcttgttgcatctccagttTGTTCTGAGGAGAGGGGCCGAGGTCCTCACCTAGAGTCACCTGGGTGCAACACGACCTGCACTAAGGTTCCgccctcctgtttccctgctGCCTGAGTTactttgtctcaaaataaagacgaaattaatatctgggaggacagacgttaatataaaaatgtttcatcaattagaattggtgaaaataaagtgctgataaatcagtaaaataatatgtaaacattaatccccaacaataaaaacaaatatgaccatatattttgagtgtaccacactagcacttcctgttagcctgacgatcactctgacatttactgtcaaactgtaaggttttactcctgaaggctggatcttcagttttctttattaaagctgctcatagccattattttgtactgatgtgtcctcccttcatcaccttcatccaagtatcccgtgtgtgtgtgtgtgtgtgtgtgtgtgtgtgtgtgtgtgtgtgtgtgtctgtgtctgtgtgcgtgtgcgtgtgtgtgtgtttcattaatggGTAAGAGCCTGTTGGATCCCATCTGTCTTTCAAAGtgggtgaacggatggatggatgagagacggaggaatttttccccaagaatgtaatcatcggggttttggcctccgtctgtagtgaagaatagtgagacagtagcTGCTGATTtgaaatttctaaaaaatatttctattttttacaatttcactCTTTTCTCAAAAGTTGTTTTAAGACTTGAATGATGCCCCCCTGGCAAGAtaagaggaagtgttgtagaggaagaggaagtgttgtagaggaagaggaagtgttgtagcTGTAGGTGGCTGCTCGTTGAATACGTTTTTTGTGGTAAATGGactcttaatataatttttgtttctttatacaTACAGTCCTGACTGTGCCTGACTGTTTTTTCCGGGTGTTTCGCTGTGGACTTTTGTTGCTTGTCTCGGTCGGTGCTGCAAAGTAGAGCCTGAGCCAGGGAACG encodes:
- the LOC137589699 gene encoding probable E3 ubiquitin-protein ligase makorin-1: MSSTSLKFEQSKPPKSEEPQTPQTLMPPPSSLLDPSDLNPSGSTPGPGAQDWVNAAEFVPGQPYCGRAEPMKMASSTPLTEECDAGAAPKNRELRKQLCFYAAVGECRNGINCPYLHGEVCDMCGHPVLHPTDISQRSEHTKACMEAQKDMELSFAIQRSKDKMCGVCMEVVLEKANPSERRFGILSNCSHCYCLKCIRTWRRAKQFESNIIKSCPECRITSNFVIPSEYWVEVKDDKLNLFQKYKDGMRNKPCRYFDEGRGTCPFGANCFYKHTFPGGRLEEAQPPRQQPRSNERNMNSRRTPLWNIFEEQESTDSFGIDVEEMGTFNLREMLLMLLAAGTDDEDEWDLFNEDLDDFCQMYL